In Aegilops tauschii subsp. strangulata cultivar AL8/78 chromosome 3, Aet v6.0, whole genome shotgun sequence, one genomic interval encodes:
- the LOC109753520 gene encoding uncharacterized protein, with protein MQRSLAVGIKSENNGKRDYTGTGTVPSLHKQDSKILTKKTIKLLDAPPCPKRPKLEPTQTTRGAEAKGHESLPHKIVPEMVRCTTSEKSGLLKQRRISDAKRIDKKNARSGVRSKYDCFTLKSGLGNHDSSFMGNGMLGAHGLKSDIRDITNHIENLTLSELLDGTYKYSSLGREKGKKVLHTKDELLVSVRKAFFMLSDMDSSPGKDGNLTPSPRLHSATTSSSDIKDQCSDKPSSLIKDPLQTEVCSVCPKDILSRLTLPQGHDLDSLLSAGSESSATGPSMTTHGPSLPPFTWSHSQAGVYRPSVDSGKHGSSRSNSHWQWLRVGSYPTAQDYEDLPVHQIDDLLQEMDMAKSSIIDSCSRQSNLCCTESTSGSLGQTIYSRKTESEHGPQQLHPLDHVGSSDSFQRNDSERSLLKARQASRKILCAAETLCDMRRSTEGWSPQVYSNGTINLPKSPPDKLKARKPSSPFGTAESSSGSRNSDPARSGNHSTKKVVDRKNDSAACMSNPGKGLIRWPVPIEDAVSPVKPEKGLMLDMRQNHSNAARHPIHVSSQARLEKEYENQQKLRKATLASSLGSGDWNKERNRRL; from the exons ATGCAGAGATCTCTCGCTGTTGGCATTAAGTCTGAGAACAATGGCAAGCGGGATTACACTGGAACTGGTACTGTTCCATCCTTGCATAAGCAAGATAGCAAGATACTGACCAAAAAGACCATAAAGTTGTTGGATGCACCACCTTGTCCAAAAAGGCCAAAGCTAGAGCCAACTCAAACCACTAGAGGTGCTGAAGCTAAGGGCCATGAATCGCTGCCACATAAGATTGTTCCTGAAATGGTACGATGCACAACATCTG AAAAATCTGGGTTGCTAAAGCAGAGGCGCATTTCTGATGCGAAGAGAATTGACAAGAAGAATGCTAGGTCTGGTGTCAGATCTAAATATGATTGTTTCACATTAAAGTCTGGTTTAGGAAATCATGATTCCAGTTTCATGGGAAATGGCATGCTTG GGGCACATGGCCTTAAATCTGATATCCGTGACATCACGAATCACATTGAGAACCTGACATTGAGTGAACTTCTCGATGGCACTTACAAATATTCCAGCTTAGGAAGAGAAAAAGGAAAGAAGGTATTGCACACAAAAGATGAACTCCTAGTCTCTGTCAGAAAAGCTTTTTTTATGCTATCTGACATGGACAGTAGTCCTGGAAAAGATGGTAATTTGACTCCTAGTCCTAGGCTGCATTCAGCAACCACCTCAAGCTCTGATATCAAAGATCAGTGTAGTGACAAACCGTCCTCTTTGATTAAG GATCCTTTACAAACTGAGGTCTGCAGTGTTTGCCCAAAGGACATCCTAAGCCGTTTAACACTTCCCCAAGGACATGATCTCGATTCTCTTTTATCAGCTGGAAGCGAGAGCTCAGCTACAGGGCCTTCCATGACAACTCATGGACCTAGTTTGCCACCATTTACTTGGTCACACTCACAAGCTGGGGTTTACCGACCGAGCGTTGACTCTGGTAAACATGGGTCAAGTAGGAGTAACTCCCATTGGCAGTGGTTGAGAGTTGGATCATATCCAACCGCTCAGGATTATGAAGATTTACCTGTCCATCAAATTGATGATCTTCTTCAGGAAATGGATATGGCAAAGTCGTCTATCATTGATTCATGTAGCAGACAATCTAATTTATGCTGCACGGAATCAACTTCCGGATCCCTCGGACAAACTATTTACTCAAGAAAAACTGAAAGCGAGCATGGTCCGCAGCAACTGCATCCACTAGACCATGTGGGCTCCTCAGATAGCTTCCAGAGGAATGACAGTGAACGTTCTCTTCTGAAAGCACGTCAAG CATCACGGAAGATATTGTGCGCAGCTGAGACCCTATGTGATATGAGAAGAAGCACGGAAGGGTGGAGTCCCCAAGTATATAGCAATGGGACAATAAATTTGCCAAAGTCACCTCCTGATAAGCTGAAAGCCCGTAAGCCGTCATCACCGTTTGGTACAGCTGAGAGCTCCTCGGGCTCTCGGAATAGTGATCCAGCTCGCAGCGGAAACCATTCTACCAAGAAAGTGGTCGATAGGAAGAACGATTCTGCTGCGTGCATGAGCAACCCAGGGAAAGGGCTTATTAGGTGGCCTGTTCCTATTGAAGATGCTGTATCTCCTGTCAAACCCGAGAAGGGCCTTATGCTTGATATGAGACAAAACCACAGCAATGCCGCAAGGCATCCGATTCATGTATCGTCCCAGGCACGGCTTGAGAAGGAATACGAAAACCAGCAGAAGCtgaggaaagcaacattggcctCGTCTCTAGGATCGGGAGACTGGAATAAGGAGAGGAACAGGAGATTGTGA